One window from the genome of Pelodictyon luteolum DSM 273 encodes:
- a CDS encoding type II toxin-antitoxin system Phd/YefM family antitoxin codes for MREAAQKKSGFSVPHATCGGHVRNSHIALFCTLLHQCMVFEAEFLSGCVSGGGAHTHPVVVTFGRRHQLATVDGRFCQGWAGGAAGSEGRIGLLNVIADEAVVFVNCHSTMNTLAMIEITSTELRRNFGKYLDMATKKQEQVLVRYRNKRLFTLTLEPVSESLSEKEEKNDTYFEQTEVRDSILRGRADVKAGRTRKFTGVKDLWANIT; via the coding sequence ATGCGAGAAGCCGCTCAAAAAAAGAGCGGCTTCTCTGTTCCCCACGCCACCTGCGGGGGGCATGTCAGGAATAGTCATATCGCGCTCTTTTGCACGCTCCTGCATCAGTGTATGGTGTTCGAGGCGGAGTTTCTGTCGGGCTGCGTCAGTGGTGGCGGCGCGCATACGCATCCGGTAGTCGTTACGTTCGGCCGGCGTCATCAGCTGGCTACCGTAGATGGGCGCTTCTGCCAAGGTTGGGCAGGTGGCGCTGCTGGAAGCGAAGGTCGGATAGGATTATTGAACGTTATTGCAGATGAAGCCGTTGTATTTGTAAATTGTCATTCAACCATGAACACCTTAGCTATGATAGAGATTACCAGCACAGAATTGCGAAGAAACTTTGGCAAATATCTGGATATGGCCACAAAAAAACAGGAACAAGTACTTGTCCGTTACAGGAACAAGAGGCTGTTTACGTTGACTCTTGAGCCCGTTAGTGAGAGCCTCTCTGAAAAGGAGGAGAAGAACGATACGTATTTTGAACAGACTGAGGTGCGTGACTCAATCCTCCGTGGTCGTGCTGACGTCAAAGCGGGAAGAACGCGTAAGTTTACCGGCGTAAAGGATTTATGGGCAAATATCACGTAG